A region from the uncultured Draconibacterium sp. genome encodes:
- a CDS encoding GDSL-type esterase/lipase family protein, translated as MSISRRNFLYKSSAGVVAAASISGIVSACVTQPENKKQAVFAKDSTILFQGDSITDAGRDKQKEVANRSWSFGNGYALLAASHLLNVFPEQQLTIFNRGISGNKVFQLADRWEKDCLQLKPDVLSILIGVNDYWHKRNGNYDGTVEIYENDYRALLKRTQEALPGIKLILCEPFYVLETRAVDNTWIEPMKEYQAAAKRISEEFETIWVPFQKVFDEAVNHAPGTYWTPDGVHPSMAGAQLMAEAWLKAVGA; from the coding sequence ATGAGTATTTCAAGAAGAAATTTTTTGTACAAATCATCTGCTGGTGTTGTGGCGGCAGCAAGTATCTCTGGAATCGTTTCGGCTTGCGTTACCCAACCTGAAAATAAAAAACAAGCCGTTTTTGCTAAAGATTCAACCATCCTTTTTCAAGGCGATTCAATAACCGATGCCGGAAGAGACAAGCAAAAAGAAGTGGCAAACAGGTCATGGTCCTTTGGCAATGGTTATGCATTGCTTGCGGCATCGCATTTGCTGAATGTATTTCCTGAACAGCAGCTTACCATTTTTAATCGCGGAATTAGTGGGAATAAAGTTTTTCAACTGGCCGACCGCTGGGAGAAAGATTGTTTGCAGTTAAAACCTGATGTTTTAAGTATTTTAATAGGTGTAAACGATTATTGGCACAAACGCAATGGGAATTACGATGGCACCGTTGAAATATATGAAAATGATTACAGGGCCCTTTTAAAACGAACGCAAGAAGCTCTTCCGGGAATAAAACTTATTTTGTGCGAACCTTTTTATGTGCTGGAAACCAGGGCCGTTGATAACACATGGATCGAACCCATGAAAGAATACCAGGCAGCTGCCAAAAGAATTTCGGAAGAATTTGAAACCATTTGGGTACCCTTCCAAAAAGTATTTGATGAAGCAGTGAACCATGCACCGGGAACCTATTGGACTCCTGACGGTGTGCATCCATCAATGGCAGGAGCACAGCTTATGGCCGAAGCCTGGTTAAAAGCAGTGGGCGCATAA
- a CDS encoding universal stress protein, whose amino-acid sequence MKVLSSVLWAVDLANNHSESINKIRLISGNFGNEIILLHVLPKHIKGGASAKKIEKSVRFELQNTIVSQLNLAEEYKVRIRIEYGNIADQINKVADEENVNIVLINKGKTEILGTNGLSTYRKIQKPIAVISNIESASQAHIVVPVNNSKASAVALKSAILHARKFDAKLSVISVFEPVLYSSPRLLRLGLDPEKENKQHHMNFKRELKEFLRQFDFSNVDAEAYILKGKADEQIIKFCDEATILYVGSDGKSGIQRAFQGSVSENVIQNVQCNVVSVKNENVFKLRISKGGENIAKHFNRGNELRKLGFKHEAIIQYKAGLKLNELHLPSIQALANAYDEMGDKEQTKHYNELSQLLKNNMTYRKIEEEVRRNFKTVS is encoded by the coding sequence ATGAAAGTTTTAAGCAGCGTATTATGGGCAGTTGATTTAGCCAATAACCATTCCGAGTCGATTAATAAAATTCGTTTGATATCAGGTAATTTCGGAAACGAAATTATTTTATTACACGTGCTTCCTAAACATATTAAAGGTGGCGCAAGTGCAAAAAAAATTGAAAAATCGGTAAGGTTTGAATTGCAAAATACGATAGTTAGTCAGTTAAACCTGGCTGAAGAGTACAAGGTAAGAATAAGAATAGAGTACGGAAATATTGCCGATCAGATAAACAAAGTTGCTGACGAAGAAAATGTAAATATTGTACTAATAAACAAAGGAAAGACTGAAATTCTGGGAACGAATGGATTGAGTACGTACCGAAAAATTCAAAAACCAATTGCTGTTATTTCCAATATTGAAAGCGCTTCGCAGGCACATATTGTTGTCCCGGTAAACAATTCAAAAGCATCGGCAGTTGCATTAAAATCTGCAATACTGCATGCCCGAAAGTTCGATGCAAAACTGTCGGTTATTTCAGTTTTTGAACCGGTATTATATAGTTCGCCGAGGTTATTACGTCTTGGACTCGATCCTGAAAAAGAGAACAAGCAGCACCACATGAATTTCAAGAGAGAATTGAAAGAATTTTTGCGGCAGTTCGACTTTTCAAATGTGGATGCAGAAGCATATATTTTAAAGGGTAAGGCCGATGAGCAAATAATAAAATTCTGCGATGAGGCAACAATCCTTTATGTTGGAAGTGATGGAAAATCCGGAATCCAACGTGCATTTCAAGGTTCGGTAAGCGAAAATGTTATACAAAATGTACAATGTAATGTTGTTAGCGTTAAAAACGAAAATGTATTTAAATTACGTATTTCTAAAGGGGGAGAAAATATTGCAAAACATTTTAACAGGGGTAATGAGTTACGCAAACTCGGGTTTAAGCACGAAGCTATCATTCAGTACAAAGCCGGCTTAAAATTAAACGAATTACATCTTCCATCCATCCAGGCATTGGCCAATGCGTATGATGAGATGGGAGATAAAGAACAAACTAAGCACTATAACGAGCTTTCGCAGTTACTAAAAAACAATATGACTTATCGAAAGATTGAAGAAGAAGTAAGGCGAAATTTTAAAACTGTAAGTTGA